From the genome of Calditrichota bacterium, one region includes:
- a CDS encoding ABC transporter substrate-binding protein, translated as MPFAVRRTLTALISATLLVAFIGCGGGDKRADKTTGKTTAKVRTDAGALPDVSAELGGEGFSGEGWQTNTTYEPQGDPRAVRGGSITIGYPEFPATYRITGKDSNSEILYAIRDIIYETLIGLDPLTLEFIPGLATHWKISEDKQTYWFRINPRARFSDGSRVTARDVVATWKLQIDPGILAPYTNIIWGKFEEPVAESPYIVRVRAKEINWKFFIYFGSLHIMPAKDIALSGEQYMKDYQYDFTPSSGPYELDREQTIKGKTLVLKRRADYWDDDNPKAKGLYNFDRIKFAMIEDERLRFEKIKKGELDFYQVGRAQWWVEETDFDHVKRGLVQKRKIFNDDPQGYAGVAFNMRKPPFDDRRMRAALTHLWNREKFIKELFHNEYLFLDSYSPGGTYENPDNPRYRYDPDRAVKLLSECGWKSRNAEGWLVNNKGQMLELDIAYSTSGVERFLTVFQEDLKKVGIKLNLKQSQASTLFKMVNERNFTVHFQQWGGLFFPNPENDVSSWTADPPNTNNITGVKSTEIDSLIHAYNVEFNQQNRVQQIRRIDRILMDIQPYALAWYAPFHRYLYWNKFGYPDYYISRIIDWRSVMSLWWVDPEKEKALEAAKKDPKMQLPVGETSVMYWPEWNAKHGQKYEIKE; from the coding sequence ATGCCGTTCGCCGTTCGCCGCACCCTCACTGCACTAATCAGCGCCACTCTGCTCGTCGCCTTTATCGGCTGCGGAGGTGGCGACAAGCGTGCCGACAAGACCACCGGCAAGACCACCGCCAAGGTGAGAACCGATGCCGGCGCACTGCCCGATGTTTCTGCCGAGTTGGGCGGCGAGGGTTTCAGCGGTGAAGGCTGGCAGACCAACACCACCTACGAGCCGCAAGGCGATCCGCGCGCCGTCCGGGGCGGCTCGATCACCATCGGCTATCCCGAGTTCCCGGCTACCTACCGCATCACCGGCAAGGACTCGAACTCGGAGATCCTCTACGCCATCCGAGACATCATCTACGAGACCCTGATCGGGCTCGACCCCCTGACCCTTGAGTTCATCCCCGGCCTGGCGACCCACTGGAAGATATCCGAAGACAAACAGACCTACTGGTTCCGGATCAACCCCCGGGCGAGGTTCTCGGATGGCAGCCGGGTAACCGCGCGGGACGTCGTCGCCACCTGGAAGTTGCAGATCGATCCCGGCATTCTGGCGCCTTACACGAATATCATCTGGGGGAAGTTCGAGGAGCCGGTCGCCGAGTCGCCCTACATTGTCCGGGTCCGGGCCAAGGAAATCAACTGGAAATTCTTCATTTACTTCGGCTCTCTGCACATTATGCCGGCCAAGGATATCGCGCTATCCGGCGAGCAGTATATGAAGGACTATCAATATGACTTCACCCCCTCAAGCGGGCCATATGAACTCGACCGGGAGCAGACCATCAAGGGGAAGACGCTTGTCCTGAAGCGCCGCGCCGACTATTGGGACGACGACAATCCCAAAGCCAAAGGTCTCTACAACTTCGACCGCATCAAGTTCGCCATGATTGAAGACGAGCGGCTCCGCTTCGAGAAGATCAAGAAGGGCGAACTCGACTTCTATCAGGTCGGGCGGGCTCAGTGGTGGGTCGAGGAGACCGATTTCGACCACGTCAAGCGCGGTCTGGTACAGAAACGGAAGATCTTCAACGACGACCCGCAGGGCTATGCCGGGGTCGCCTTCAACATGCGCAAGCCGCCCTTCGACGACCGCCGGATGCGCGCGGCCCTGACCCACCTCTGGAATCGCGAGAAGTTCATCAAGGAACTCTTCCACAACGAATACCTCTTCCTCGACAGTTACAGCCCGGGCGGAACTTACGAGAATCCCGACAACCCGAGATATCGTTACGACCCCGATAGAGCCGTCAAACTGCTTTCCGAATGCGGCTGGAAGTCGCGCAATGCCGAAGGCTGGCTGGTGAACAACAAGGGACAGATGCTCGAACTCGACATCGCCTATTCAACCTCGGGTGTGGAGCGGTTCCTGACGGTATTCCAGGAAGATCTGAAAAAGGTCGGCATCAAACTGAACCTTAAGCAGTCGCAAGCCTCGACCCTGTTCAAGATGGTGAACGAGCGAAACTTCACTGTCCACTTCCAACAGTGGGGCGGACTCTTCTTCCCAAACCCCGAGAACGATGTCTCGTCCTGGACCGCCGATCCGCCCAACACCAACAACATCACCGGGGTCAAGAGCACCGAAATCGACTCTCTGATCCACGCCTACAACGTCGAGTTCAACCAACAGAACCGGGTGCAGCAGATTCGGCGGATCGACCGCATCCTGATGGATATTCAGCCTTACGCTTTAGCCTGGTATGCGCCGTTCCACCGCTATCTTTATTGGAACAAGTTCGGCTATCCCGACTACTACATCTCCCGTATCATCGACTGGCGCAGCGTGATGAGCCTCTGGTGGGTCGATCCGGAAAAGGAGAAGGCACTCGAAGCGGCAAAGAAGGACCCGAAGATGCAACTGCCGGTCGGCGAGACGAGTGTGATGTATTGGCCGGAGTGGAATGCGAAGCATGGGCAGAAGTATGAGATTAAGGAATGA
- a CDS encoding sodium:proton antiporter, with the protein MPVDELELAAEQEARELPLYSALPFAGILLSIALFPLFAPHFWHHHYPKVAAGWALIFAVPFIIHDPALGIYEVLHIVLADYLPFIILLWGLFAVSGGILLRGSLVGTPALNTQLLLVGTLLASWMGTTGASMLLIRPVIRANAARKNKAHIVIFFIFLVSNIGGALTPLGDPPLFLGFLHGVPFFWTLHITPHFLLTAVLVLAIFFVLDTLLYKRENKIPTERIEAAERYPLRIEGMHNFLFLGGILAAVLMSGTWHPGVSITIYHVHLGLQNLLRDAAILLMGYLSVRTTHPKVRQDNDFTWEPIREVAFLFIGIFVTIIPLLMMLRAGESGAMGALIKAVKEPAHYFWITGLLSSFLDNAPTYLTFFNTALGRLGMTEAEMSRILRGVIEHPEHAIFIEYLKGVSAGAVFFGANTYIGNAPNFMVRSIAEGAGVKMPSFFGYMLWSVAILIPVFIVVTVVFF; encoded by the coding sequence ATGCCGGTTGACGAACTGGAACTGGCTGCCGAGCAGGAAGCACGGGAATTGCCGCTCTATTCGGCGCTGCCGTTCGCCGGCATCCTGCTTTCGATCGCGCTCTTTCCGCTCTTCGCGCCGCACTTCTGGCATCATCACTATCCCAAGGTCGCCGCCGGTTGGGCGCTCATCTTCGCAGTCCCATTCATCATCCACGACCCTGCGCTCGGCATCTACGAAGTCCTCCATATCGTTCTGGCAGACTACCTCCCATTCATCATACTCCTGTGGGGTCTTTTTGCAGTGTCGGGGGGGATTCTGCTGCGGGGATCGTTGGTCGGAACGCCGGCTTTGAACACGCAACTGCTCCTGGTCGGGACGCTGCTCGCCTCGTGGATGGGGACGACCGGGGCTTCGATGCTCCTGATCCGGCCGGTGATCCGGGCGAATGCTGCGCGTAAGAACAAGGCGCATATCGTCATCTTCTTCATCTTTCTGGTTTCCAATATCGGGGGGGCGCTGACGCCGCTCGGCGATCCGCCTCTATTCCTCGGCTTTCTACACGGTGTCCCCTTCTTCTGGACGCTTCATATAACACCGCACTTCCTGCTGACAGCAGTGCTCGTGTTGGCAATCTTCTTCGTTCTCGATACCCTGCTTTATAAGCGGGAGAACAAGATTCCAACCGAGCGCATCGAAGCCGCCGAACGCTACCCGCTGCGGATCGAGGGAATGCACAACTTCCTCTTCCTGGGCGGCATCCTCGCTGCAGTCCTGATGTCCGGCACCTGGCATCCGGGAGTTTCGATCACCATTTACCATGTTCATCTTGGACTGCAAAATCTCCTGCGCGATGCCGCGATCCTGCTGATGGGGTATCTATCGGTCCGGACGACTCATCCGAAGGTGCGGCAGGACAACGACTTCACCTGGGAGCCGATTCGTGAGGTGGCGTTTCTCTTCATCGGCATCTTCGTTACCATCATTCCGCTCCTGATGATGCTTCGCGCCGGCGAGTCGGGCGCCATGGGCGCGCTCATCAAAGCGGTCAAAGAGCCGGCGCATTACTTCTGGATCACGGGCTTGCTCTCGTCGTTCCTCGACAATGCTCCGACCTATCTCACCTTCTTCAATACGGCACTTGGACGGCTGGGGATGACCGAAGCCGAGATGTCGCGCATACTGCGGGGCGTCATCGAACACCCCGAGCACGCCATATTCATTGAATACCTGAAGGGAGTCTCGGCGGGCGCGGTCTTCTTTGGAGCAAACACCTACATCGGCAATGCGCCGAACTTCATGGTGCGGTCGATTGCCGAAGGCGCGGGAGTCAAGATGCCGTCATTCTTCGGCTATATGCTCTGGTCGGTGGCGATCCTGATTCCGGTCTTCATCGTCGTAACGGTAGTGTTCTTTTAG
- the buk gene encoding butyrate kinase: MDVVIVINPGSTSTKYALWSRAGGVAERTVRHEADRLAARAIEQFEYRRALIDADLAPLLSGVRVVGSVGRGGLLKPLPGGVYKVSEAMLAALQAPETSNHASNLGALLADHYARRFGVGAFIVDPVTVDEFHDLARLSGVVWCERKSRSHALNIKAVVRRACRNLGIEVRESRFVVAHLGGGISIAAVKGGRLIDANDALHGMGPYSPERAGALPIGPLIEHCFSGVVSKKELLDELARRSGLTAYTGTSDAREVLGRIADGDTGADLALRGMVYQIAKEIGAYATVLKGELDAVILTGGLAHSNEIVEMVRSYIIFLGRVIVLPGEGELEALAEGAFRVLDGEESALEYH, translated from the coding sequence ATAGACGTCGTCATTGTCATCAATCCCGGCTCGACCTCGACGAAGTACGCGCTCTGGAGCCGGGCGGGGGGGGTCGCCGAGCGCACCGTTCGCCACGAAGCCGACCGGCTGGCAGCCCGTGCGATCGAGCAGTTCGAGTATCGCCGGGCGTTGATCGACGCCGACCTTGCGCCGCTGCTCAGCGGAGTCCGGGTCGTCGGTTCCGTCGGTCGGGGCGGGTTGTTGAAGCCTTTGCCGGGAGGTGTCTATAAGGTCTCCGAAGCGATGCTCGCAGCATTGCAGGCTCCCGAGACCTCCAACCACGCCTCCAACCTCGGCGCGCTGCTTGCAGACCACTATGCCCGGCGTTTCGGGGTTGGGGCATTCATCGTCGATCCGGTAACGGTCGATGAATTCCACGATTTGGCGCGGCTCTCGGGCGTCGTCTGGTGCGAGCGCAAGAGCCGGTCGCATGCGCTCAACATCAAAGCCGTCGTCCGGCGAGCCTGCCGCAATCTGGGCATCGAGGTTAGGGAGAGCCGGTTTGTCGTAGCCCACCTCGGGGGAGGCATCTCGATAGCGGCGGTCAAGGGCGGCCGGTTGATCGACGCGAACGACGCGCTGCATGGGATGGGTCCTTACTCGCCCGAGCGCGCCGGAGCGCTGCCCATCGGGCCGCTGATCGAGCATTGCTTTTCGGGCGTGGTGTCGAAGAAGGAACTGCTCGACGAACTGGCCCGCCGCTCTGGTCTGACCGCCTACACCGGCACTTCCGACGCCCGCGAAGTGCTGGGGAGAATTGCCGATGGCGATACCGGTGCTGATTTGGCTCTGCGGGGGATGGTCTATCAGATAGCCAAGGAGATCGGCGCCTACGCCACAGTCCTCAAGGGAGAACTCGACGCAGTCATCCTGACCGGCGGACTGGCACATTCGAACGAAATTGTGGAAATGGTGCGCTCGTATATTATATTCTTGGGGCGGGTGATCGTCCTTCCGGGAGAAGGCGAACTCGAAGCGCTGGCAGAAGGCGCGTTTCGGGTCCTTGACGGCGAGGAATCGGCGCTCGAATACCACTGA
- a CDS encoding DUF3276 family protein — protein MTARNRRSNTTEHRELPNDAGSGGRRVVGNAGQDELYTRKVIAGRRTYHFNVKQTVRGNVYIMIHEATPEQGGMSHHRVVVFEDHIQEFIAGFADAAEVVGRLVGERDSNLPPVEEQAQT, from the coding sequence TTGACGGCGAGGAATCGGCGCTCGAATACCACTGAACATCGGGAACTACCAAACGACGCCGGAAGCGGCGGGAGACGAGTCGTGGGCAATGCGGGTCAGGACGAACTCTATACGCGGAAGGTGATAGCCGGACGGCGCACCTACCATTTCAACGTCAAGCAGACCGTCCGGGGCAACGTTTACATCATGATCCATGAGGCGACCCCTGAACAGGGCGGGATGAGCCACCATCGCGTGGTCGTCTTCGAGGATCACATTCAGGAATTCATCGCCGGGTTCGCCGATGCGGCCGAGGTCGTCGGGCGGCTGGTCGGCGAGCGGGATAGCAATCTGCCGCCGGTAGAAGAACAA